GCCCTTGAGCGTGCGCGCGATGATGCAGCATGGCTTTTCGCGGGTGTTGTCGGCTTTGACGCGACGCAGGAGCGCGGTCAGCTCGGCAATGTCATGGCCGTCGACGATATGCACTTCCCAGCCGAAGGCGCGCCATTTCTCATCCAGCGGCTCGATGCCCATGACGTCATCGACGGCGCCGTCGAGCTGGTAGCCGTTGCGGTCAACAATCGCGACCAGCCGCGACAGCTTGTGATGGGCCGCGCCGATGGCTGCTTCCCAAACCTGGCCTTCCTGCATCTCACCATCGCCGAGCATGACGAATGTGGTGAAGTCACGGCCCTGGCGGCGTCCGTTCAACGCCATGCCGAGACCGTTGGACAGGGCGTGTCCGATGGATCCGGAGGAAAAATCGACGCCCGGCACCTTGCGCATGTCGGGATGGTCACCGAGCGGATTGCCGAGGCGGGTGTAGCCGTTCAGCACCTCCGTCGGAATGTAGCCAAGCTCGGCAAGAATGGGGAACAGCCCCACCGCCGCATGACCCTTGCCCATCAGGAAGCGGTCGCGATCCGGCCATTTGGGATCGGGCGAAAGCCGCATCACATCATAGTAGAGCGCTGCGAAAATCTCGGCTGCGGAAAATACCGAGGTGTAGTGGCCCACCTTGGCAATTTCGATAAGCCGGATGGTCTCCAGCCGCACGAACTGCGCGCGGTCTCTCAGGCGCGCTATCTCGGTTTCGGTGGGACGAAAATCGTTTCTGATGGGCTGCGCCACGCGCTCCTCCTCCAATTTGCCAAAGGGTCGGCAACAACTGCTTGCGATGATGCGAGATAACATGATATATGATATATGTCACGAACAAAAATGGAGGATAACGTGAATCTTGCACTGACGCAGTCGGATGTGACTGCCATCCGCAACCGGATCACCATCAGGGGGCAGGCCTTCATAGACGGTCGCTTTACCGACGCCGCTTCGGGAGAGACGTTTGACGATATCTCGCCTCGCGACGGCACGGTCATCGCGCGCGTTGCAGCCTGCGACAGGGAAGATGTGGACCGCGCCGTTGCGGCTGCGCGCCGGGCTTTCGAGGCAGGCGTCTGGCGCGACCGGTCACCAAAGGAGCGCAAGAAAGTGCTTCAGCGCTTTGCGGCGCTGTTGGAAAAGCACATGGATGAGCTTGCGGTGCTTGAAACGCTCGACATGGGAAAGCCGATTTCCGAGAGCCGCAATATCGATGTCAACGTCGTGCTGGATACGTTGCAATGGTATGCCGAGTGCCCGGACAAGCTCTATGACGAGATCGCGCCC
This portion of the Agrobacterium tumefaciens genome encodes:
- a CDS encoding transketolase, which encodes MRNDFRPTETEIARLRDRAQFVRLETIRLIEIAKVGHYTSVFSAAEIFAALYYDVMRLSPDPKWPDRDRFLMGKGHAAVGLFPILAELGYIPTEVLNGYTRLGNPLGDHPDMRKVPGVDFSSGSIGHALSNGLGMALNGRRQGRDFTTFVMLGDGEMQEGQVWEAAIGAAHHKLSRLVAIVDRNGYQLDGAVDDVMGIEPLDEKWRAFGWEVHIVDGHDIAELTALLRRVKADNTREKPCCIIARTLKGKGVSYMETEPGWHLGYLDPSDAEAARQEILSKVI